A stretch of Lactuca sativa cultivar Salinas chromosome 6, Lsat_Salinas_v11, whole genome shotgun sequence DNA encodes these proteins:
- the LOC111894171 gene encoding RNA polymerase sigma factor sigF, chloroplastic, translating into MEAAASKMLSSSSLSLPPRTQLKQSPPPPSALKFCEPSAPAHSSMLATTLAQHFPTSVLIQEQRRESKPLLQTIKDEKTSQIGADSSTHEVDPTSSDEYLKEFQCQLLQWPGLWYMLPSSHTREKPLSPLTTTQPVPNGSKKLMDVEMQQVLDLAKKALSASKEAASLADDGESLGVDLDNSITSSLGSRHQTELQTKKVKFVKSTRHQERQSKRRKGTKSNVVIRETKNSTKPELEKKTSYKDSNLHDPLRMFLARPVTRELLTSKEELQLIVHIKAGMRLEEARSRFHDQFNREPTLVEWAEAANLSSHELKSQLHLGNSSREKLICANLRMVVYIAKQYRGRGLDLQDLLQEGSMGLMRSVQKFKPQAGCRFATYAYWWIRQSIRRAIFQNSKLIRLPEGVYNLLYKVSEAKRVCIREGNHDPSQKQIAEQAGMTLEKLQKLRSVQKITLSLQKPIYPNDTTTYEEITPDTTIDSPDTSVSKQVMRNHISNLLSVLNPKERKVIRLRYGIGGEVRKSLADIGIILGVSKERIRQLESRSLFKLKQYSESQGLDAYKDLLI; encoded by the exons ATGGAGGCAGCAGCCAGCAAAATGCTTTCATCATCATCCTTATCTTTGCCCCCAAGAACCCAGCTCAAGCAatctcctcctcctccttcag CTTTAAAGTTTTGTGAGCCTTCAGCTCCTGCACATTCTTCTATGCTAGCAACTACTTTAGCCCAACATTTCCCTACTTCTGTCCTAATTCAAGAACAACGTCGTGAAAGCAAGCCATTATTGCAGACAATAAAAGACGAAAAAACCAGTCAAATAGGAGCTGATTCTTCAACACATGAAGTCGACCCTACAAGCTCTGATGAATACCTTAAAGAATTCCAATGCCAATTGCTACAGTGGCCTGGTTTATGGTACAT GTTACCATCTTCACATACAAGAGAAAAACCACTCTCCCCTTTGACTACTACACAACCAGTTCCAAATGGATCAAAAAAACTCATGGATGTTGAAATGCAACAAGTACTTGATCTTGCTAAAAAAGCTCTTTCAGCTTCCAAAGAAGCAGCTTCATTAGCTGATGATGGTGAATCATTAGGTGTTGATCTTGATAACTCCATCACTTCAAG CTTAGGATCTAGACATCAAACCGAGCTTCAAACCAAAAAAGTCAAATTTGTAAAGTCAACACGCCACCAAGAAAGACAATCTAAAAGAAGAAAGGGGACAAAGTCAAATGTTGTTATTCGTGAGACTAAAAACTCAACAAAACCAGAGCTTGAGAAGAAAACATCATATAAAGATTCTAATTTACACGATCCCCTTAGAATGTTCTTAGCACGACCTGTAACAAGAGAACTTTTGACTTCAAAAGAAGAACTTCAACTCATTGTCCATATAAAG GCTGGAATGAGATTAGAAGAAGCAAGGAGTAGGTTTCATGATCAGTTTAATCGGGAACCAACATTAGTTGAATGGGCTGAAGCTGCTAATCTTAGTTCCCATGAGTTGAAAAGTCAACTTCATCTTGGGAATAGTAGCAGGGAGAAGTTAATATGTGCAAATTTAAGGATGGTTGTTTATATAGCAAAGCAGTATAGAGGACGTGGACTCGACCTTCAAGACCTACttcag GAGGGGAGTATGGGACTCATGAGAAGTGTCCAAAAGTTTAAGCCTCAAGCTGGTTGTAGATTTGCTACTTATGCTTATTGGTGGATAAGACAGTCTATCAGACGAGCCATATTTCAAAATTCTAAGCTCATTCGTTTGCcg GAAGGTGTATACAATCTTTTGTACAAGGTTAGTGAAGCAAAGAGAGTATGCATCCGTGAAGGCAATCATGATCCATCACAAAAGCAAATAGCAGAACAAGCTGGAATGACACTTGAAAAGCTCCAAAAATTACGCTCTGTACAAAAGATAACTCTCTCATTGCAAAAACCAATCTATCCAAACGACACCACTACATACGAG GAAATCACTCCTGACACCACAATCGATAGCCCAGACACAAGTGTATCAAAGCAAGTTATGAGAAACCATATCTCaaatcttctaagtgttcttaaTCCAAAGGAAAGGAAAGTAATCAGACTCAGGTATGGAATTGGAGGTGAAGTTAGGAAATCGTTAGCGGATATTGGAATCATTTTAGGGGTGTCTAAGGAACGGATTCGACAATTGGAAAGCCGATCGTTGTTCAAGTTGAAGCAGTATTCTGAAAGCCAGGGTTTGGATGCGTATAAAGATTTGCTTATTTGA